Below is a window of Halobaculum lipolyticum DNA.
GACCGCGTCCTCGTCGAGGCCGCGGCCGTCGAGCCGCCCCGCGATCTGGCGGACCAACTCGCGCCGGGCGGCCGGCTCGTGTTGCCCCGTGGACGGGGGGCCGACCAGTCGGTCGTCGCCTACGAACCCGACGAGTCCGGCCGACTCGTCGAGGTCGACACCGCGGGACCGGTGTCGCTCGCGCCGCTGCTCGTCGAGGGCGAGCAGGCCGGCGCGGGCGTCCGCAACCGCACCCGCCGCGAGGACGCCGAGTTCTCCGACCAGGGCTACTTCGCGAAGACCGGGTGGGAACACGAGTGGATCGACTGGGACGACCGCCTCGCCGGCACGGATCGCTGAGACGGGGCGACCGCTGAGACGGGGCGACCGCGGGTGACCGACCGCCGCCGGCGGCCGACCCCGGCGACCCGCCGGACCACCCCCCGACCGCGCTCCGAGAGGTTTTACCCACGCCCGCGCCGACGACCGGTAGCTATGGATGCCGACGGGGACCGAGACGGGAGTCCGGGCGTCGATCCGGCGAGGGCGCTCGCCGACGGCGGCCGCCCGGAGTGGTACCGCGACGCCGTGGTGTACAGCCTCGACGTGAAGACGTTCCAGGACAGCGACGGCGACGGCTGGGGGGACTTCCGCGGACTGATCGACCGCCTCGACTACCTCGACGAGTTGGGCGTCGACTGCCTGTGGATCCGGCCGTTCTACCCCAGCCCGCTGCGGGACAACGGGTACGACGTGGCCGACTACCGGGACGTGGACGACCGGCTCGGCTCGCTGGAGGCCGTCGACGCGCTCGTCGAGGCGGCCGACGAGCGCGGGATCCGGCTGATCACCGACCTCGTGCTCAACCACACGTCCGTCGACCACGAGTGGTTCCAGCGCGCCCGCGAGGACCCCGAGTCGAAGTACCACGACTACTACCTGTGGACGAGCCACGTCGAGCAGGCGTACAACACCTCCAACATCTTCCCCGAGTACGAGGACGGCGTCTGGAGCTACGACGAGGTCGCGGACAAACACTACTTCCACCAGTTCTACAACCACCAGCCCGACCTGAACGTCGCCAACCCCGACGTGCAGGAGGAGCTGTTCTCCATCGCGGAGTTCTGGCTGGAGCGGGGTATCGACGGCTTCCGCATCGACGCGGCCCACCCGATGGTGCTCCCCAAGGGGCACAACGCCCACCGGATGGACGACCCGCAGTGGTTCTTCCGGGAGCTGAAACGCCGCGCCCGCGAGGTGAACGACGAGGCCGTGTTGCTCGCGGAGGCCGACGACGAGCCGGACCGGCTGGACTTCTACTTCGCCGGCGGGGAGGCGTTCGACGCGCTGTTCAACTTCGTCGGCAACTCCCACGTCACCTACGGCGTCGGCGTCGAGGACACGTGGCCGCTGTACCGGATGTTCGAGCAGATCCCCGACGCGGACCCCGACGGCCACGTGTGGTGGGCGAACTTCCTGCGCAACCACGACGAGTGGAACCTCCTGAAACTCCCCCACGAAGCGCTCGAACACGCCCGCGAGTTCTTCCGCGAGGGCCACGGCGACGGCCGCGACTCGTGGATCTTCGGGCGGGGCCACCGCCTCCGGCTGGCGGACCTGTACGACGGCGACCACGACCGGATCGCGATGGCGCACAGCCTCCTGCTGTCGCTGCCGGGGACGCCGATCCTGTTCTCGGGCGACGAGATCGGGATGCACGCGGACCTGGACCTCCCCGAGCGCCAAGCTGTCCGCACGCCGATGCGGTGGGACGGCGACGAGCCGAACGCCGGCTTCTCGACGGCCGATCCGGCGGACCTCGTCCTCCCGGTCGACGGCACCGGCTGGCCCGGCGTGTTTCAGGCCGACGTGGCGGGTCAACGCGGCGTCGCGGGGTCGCTGTTCGAGCGCGTCGCCGACGCGACCGCCGCCCGCGCCGACAGCCCCGAGGTCGCCCGCGGCGACTGCTCGATCGTCCACGTCGACCCGAAGGAGGTGTGGGCACACCGCTTCGACCACGACGGGACGACGCTGGTGGCGGTCCACAACTTCGCCGACGAGCCGCGGGAGGTGACCGTCGACTTCGACGTCGCTGCGGGCGACGCCGAGCGTGTCGTCGGCGACGCCGACTACCGCGTCGGCGACGGCGCCGCGACGGTGACGCTGGACGGCTGCGGCTACCTCTGGCTGCGCGGCCGGCGGCGCTGAGCCGGGGCGGTCACACGGCGCGGCCGCCGTCGCAGTCCTCGACCGCCGGGAAGCGGGCGACGACCCGGGCGCCCCCGTCCGGGCCGCTCTCGTACGCGACGGTGCCGCCGACGGCGTCGACCGACCAGCGGACGAGCCACAGACCGATCCCCTGCCCGTGTTCGGTGGGGGTCTCCGAGCCGTAGCCGAGCGGCGTCCTGCTGTCGGACGTGATCCCGGGACCGTCGTCGGCGACCGTGAGCACCGCCTCGTCGCCGTCGACGGCCAACGAGACGGCGATCGCGGGGGTGTCGACGTGCTCGACGGCGTTGGTCACCAACTCCTCGGTGACGAGCGACAGCGGCGCGGCGCCGGCGACACAGATCCGTTCGTCGGGGAGCGACAGCCGGATCTCGGCGTCCTCGGTGCCCGCCGCGATCCGCGCGGTCACCTCCTCGACGACCGCCGCGGCGTCGACCGGGTCGGCGTCGTCGGCGTCGACGACGCCCTCGCGGAACCGGCGGGCGCTGTCGGACAGCGCCAACACGTCGGCGGCGGCCGCCCGGACGTGTTCGGCGTCGGCGCGGAGCGTGTCGAGGTCGATCGCTCCCGGGACCGGGCCGTCGTCGCCGTCGCCGTTCTCGCCGTCGCCGTGCTCGCCGTCGTTGCCGTCGTCGGTACCGGCCTCCCCGGCCGTGACGAGCGCCTCCTCGATGTGGTCGGTGTAGCCGAGCACGACGTTCAGTCGGTTGCGGATGTTGTGTCTGAGCACGCGGTCGAGGACGGTGAGGCGCTGGTCGCGCGCGACGCGCTCGGTCACGTCGCGCTGGAAGCCGAGGTAGTGTGTCACCTCGCCGTCGGCGTCCCGGATGGGGGAGATGTCGAGCGCGTTGTACCACATCCGCCCGTCGGCGCGGCGGTTCAACAGCACGACCGACGCCTCCTCGCCCGCGTCGATGGCCCGTCGGAGCCGCGCGACCGACTCCACGTCGGTCGCGTCCGTCTGGAGCATGCGGGGGTTGGAGCCGATCGCCTCGGTCTCGTCGAGTCCCGAGAGCCGCTTGAACTCGTTGTTGACGTAGATCAACGCCTCCTCGTCGTCGGTGTGGTCGGCGATCGTGATCCCGACGGTCGCCTCGTCCATCGCGCGCCGGTACAGCGCCAACTGCTCCTCGCGCTGGCGCCGCTCCCGGATGTCGCGGGCGATCACCTGCACCTCGCCGTCGCCGACGTCGATGGCGGCGAGTTCGACCGGCACGCGGTCGACGCCGGTCGGCTCGACGGCGCCGGTCTCGTGGGGTCCCGTCGGCCCGTCGTCGGCGCCGCCGTCGGCGTCGCGGACGACCGCCCGCGCGAGCACCGTCTCCACCGGCCCGCCGCGCCCGGCGGCCGTCGCCGCCTCCAACATCGCCCGGACCGCGTCGCGGTCGACCGCCGGAACCAACGACGCGAGGTCGCGCTCCGCCAGTCCGCCCGCCTCCGCGCCGAGCAACGACTCGGCGACCGGGTTGGCGTAGGTGACGCTCCCGTCGCGAACGACGAACACCGCGTCCGGGAGGTACCGAACGAGCCGCTGGAGCCGGCTCCGGCTGGCCGCCAACTCCGCCGAGAGCCGGCGCGACCGCCCGAGGGTGCGCAGGCGACGGTCCAGGACGGGCCACTCGATCGGCGCCGGGAGCGTCTCGTCGACGTGGGCGGCGGCGTCGCCGAGGGCCGCGAGCGCGGCGTCCGGGTCGGCGGCGTCCCCCGGGACGGTCAGGACGGTCGGCCGGTCGGCCGCCGACGATTCGCGCGCGGCGGCGAGCGCGTCGGCGTGCCCCCGCAGCCCCGCCACGTCGAGCAGGCAGACGTCGAAGTCGTCGCCGAACGCGTCGCGCCCGCCGCCGACGCGCGTCTGGAAGTGGTCGGCGTCGTCGAGCCACGCGCGCACCTCCTCGCGGACCGCCGGGTCGTCGACGACCAGGAGCACCGTGAGGGGGTCGCCCTCCGCGGGAGTCATGGGTCACCGACGGACGAACGAGCGACGCGACGCGCCCGCACCGCGTCCGCCGCCGGCCGGGCTGGCGGGGATGCGAGTGCCGTGGCGGTCGCGACTGCGACCCGTCGGTTCGCGTACATACACG
It encodes the following:
- a CDS encoding PAS domain S-box protein, which gives rise to MTPAEGDPLTVLLVVDDPAVREEVRAWLDDADHFQTRVGGGRDAFGDDFDVCLLDVAGLRGHADALAAARESSAADRPTVLTVPGDAADPDAALAALGDAAAHVDETLPAPIEWPVLDRRLRTLGRSRRLSAELAASRSRLQRLVRYLPDAVFVVRDGSVTYANPVAESLLGAEAGGLAERDLASLVPAVDRDAVRAMLEAATAAGRGGPVETVLARAVVRDADGGADDGPTGPHETGAVEPTGVDRVPVELAAIDVGDGEVQVIARDIRERRQREEQLALYRRAMDEATVGITIADHTDDEEALIYVNNEFKRLSGLDETEAIGSNPRMLQTDATDVESVARLRRAIDAGEEASVVLLNRRADGRMWYNALDISPIRDADGEVTHYLGFQRDVTERVARDQRLTVLDRVLRHNIRNRLNVVLGYTDHIEEALVTAGEAGTDDGNDGEHGDGENGDGDDGPVPGAIDLDTLRADAEHVRAAAADVLALSDSARRFREGVVDADDADPVDAAAVVEEVTARIAAGTEDAEIRLSLPDERICVAGAAPLSLVTEELVTNAVEHVDTPAIAVSLAVDGDEAVLTVADDGPGITSDSRTPLGYGSETPTEHGQGIGLWLVRWSVDAVGGTVAYESGPDGGARVVARFPAVEDCDGGRAV
- a CDS encoding alpha-amylase family glycosyl hydrolase; its protein translation is MDADGDRDGSPGVDPARALADGGRPEWYRDAVVYSLDVKTFQDSDGDGWGDFRGLIDRLDYLDELGVDCLWIRPFYPSPLRDNGYDVADYRDVDDRLGSLEAVDALVEAADERGIRLITDLVLNHTSVDHEWFQRAREDPESKYHDYYLWTSHVEQAYNTSNIFPEYEDGVWSYDEVADKHYFHQFYNHQPDLNVANPDVQEELFSIAEFWLERGIDGFRIDAAHPMVLPKGHNAHRMDDPQWFFRELKRRAREVNDEAVLLAEADDEPDRLDFYFAGGEAFDALFNFVGNSHVTYGVGVEDTWPLYRMFEQIPDADPDGHVWWANFLRNHDEWNLLKLPHEALEHAREFFREGHGDGRDSWIFGRGHRLRLADLYDGDHDRIAMAHSLLLSLPGTPILFSGDEIGMHADLDLPERQAVRTPMRWDGDEPNAGFSTADPADLVLPVDGTGWPGVFQADVAGQRGVAGSLFERVADATAARADSPEVARGDCSIVHVDPKEVWAHRFDHDGTTLVAVHNFADEPREVTVDFDVAAGDAERVVGDADYRVGDGAATVTLDGCGYLWLRGRRR